Proteins from a single region of Catenulispora acidiphila DSM 44928:
- a CDS encoding molybdopterin oxidoreductase family protein, with amino-acid sequence MALVDRIAQPWGERTPYRPGQPWPARVDTFLDSGVQESQVQRWARSASLLHSNGDAMDIAVADGRIVGVRGRAADRVNRGRLGPKDLYGWQANNSPDRLTAPLIRQDGRLVECGWDTAMQRIAERSRQLLESHGPGAIGFYTTGQLFLEEYYTLTVIARAGIGTNHLDGNTRLCTATAGEALKESFGCDGQPGSFTDVDHADVIALYGHNVAETQPVLWMRMLDRLDGPEPPRLLVVDPRRTVPAERAAVHLAPRPGTNLALMNALVHEVIRRGAVARDFVRDHAIGFDDLAAAVADCTPDWAAAICDVPAAAIGRAAELIAGAEKLTSTVLQGFYQSHQATAAAVQVNNLHVLRGMLGRPGCGVLQMNGQPTAQNTRECGANGDLPGFRNWANAEHVAELADLWNVEAEQIPHWGPPTHAMQMLRYAEQGSIKMLWISGTNPAVSLPDLHRVRSVLSQERLFTVVQDIFLTETAELADVVLPAATWGEKTGCFTNADRTVHLSEKAVDPPGAARPDLDIFLDYAQRMELRDKDGQPLIAWTDAEGAFEAWKACSAGRLCDYTGLSHGRLRQEPSGIQWPCTEDRPQGTERLYSDGQFWARPAEAETYGKDLETGAAFTESDYRAWNPEGRSLLRSAVYFPAPEVPDEEFPLWLTTGRTLYHFHTRTKTARAPQLNRAAPEVWVEMSAGEAERRGLAEGDLAEISSARGRLRARVRVAHVRDGVLFVPFHYGYFDVPGGPPDRRNQAGSAANETTITAWDPASKQPLFKACAARIAAVEGAAVASAEASSAPTTTASAPAGRSANLVPPTIGGPDALSTSTSTSTTTRQD; translated from the coding sequence ATGGCTCTGGTCGATCGAATCGCGCAGCCGTGGGGAGAGCGCACGCCCTACCGGCCGGGACAGCCGTGGCCCGCCCGCGTCGATACGTTCCTCGACTCAGGCGTGCAGGAGTCGCAGGTACAACGGTGGGCGCGGTCCGCCTCGTTGCTGCATTCCAATGGCGACGCCATGGACATCGCCGTCGCGGACGGACGGATCGTGGGGGTGCGCGGACGGGCTGCCGACCGGGTCAACCGGGGTCGCCTCGGACCCAAAGACCTATACGGCTGGCAGGCCAACAATTCGCCGGACCGGCTCACCGCCCCGCTGATTCGCCAAGACGGCCGCTTGGTCGAATGCGGTTGGGACACAGCGATGCAGCGGATCGCCGAGCGGTCCCGCCAGCTCCTGGAGTCCCACGGACCCGGGGCGATCGGCTTCTACACGACCGGGCAGTTGTTCCTGGAGGAGTACTACACCCTCACGGTGATCGCGCGGGCGGGCATCGGCACCAACCATCTCGACGGCAACACCCGTCTGTGCACAGCGACCGCGGGGGAGGCGCTCAAGGAGTCGTTCGGCTGCGACGGCCAACCGGGGTCCTTCACCGATGTCGACCACGCCGACGTCATCGCGTTGTACGGCCACAACGTGGCCGAGACCCAGCCGGTGCTCTGGATGCGGATGCTTGACCGCCTTGACGGTCCCGAGCCGCCCCGCCTGCTGGTCGTCGACCCGCGCCGCACAGTTCCCGCGGAGCGGGCGGCAGTCCATCTAGCGCCGAGGCCGGGGACGAATCTGGCGTTGATGAACGCACTCGTCCACGAGGTGATCCGCCGCGGTGCGGTCGCGCGGGACTTCGTCCGGGACCACGCCATCGGTTTCGACGACCTGGCCGCGGCGGTCGCCGACTGCACCCCGGACTGGGCCGCGGCGATCTGCGACGTGCCGGCCGCCGCCATCGGCCGCGCCGCCGAGCTGATCGCCGGTGCCGAGAAGCTCACCTCGACCGTGCTGCAAGGCTTCTACCAGTCACATCAGGCCACGGCTGCCGCCGTCCAAGTCAACAACCTGCATGTGCTGCGCGGCATGCTCGGCCGCCCCGGGTGCGGCGTGCTGCAGATGAACGGCCAGCCCACCGCGCAGAACACCCGCGAGTGCGGGGCGAACGGCGACCTTCCCGGTTTTCGCAACTGGGCCAATGCCGAGCACGTCGCCGAACTGGCCGACCTGTGGAACGTCGAAGCGGAGCAGATCCCGCACTGGGGACCTCCCACCCACGCCATGCAGATGCTGCGCTACGCCGAGCAGGGCAGCATCAAGATGCTGTGGATCAGCGGCACCAATCCGGCGGTGTCGTTGCCGGACCTGCACCGCGTGCGGTCCGTGCTGTCCCAGGAGCGGCTGTTCACCGTCGTGCAGGACATCTTCCTCACCGAGACCGCCGAGCTGGCCGATGTGGTGCTCCCGGCGGCGACGTGGGGGGAGAAGACCGGGTGCTTCACCAATGCCGATCGCACCGTCCACCTCTCGGAGAAGGCCGTGGACCCGCCCGGGGCGGCGCGCCCGGATCTGGACATCTTTCTGGACTACGCCCAGCGCATGGAGTTGCGGGACAAGGACGGACAGCCGCTGATCGCCTGGACGGATGCCGAGGGTGCGTTCGAGGCGTGGAAGGCATGCAGCGCCGGGCGCCTGTGCGACTACACCGGACTGTCCCACGGCCGACTGCGCCAGGAACCGAGCGGAATCCAGTGGCCCTGCACCGAGGACCGTCCCCAAGGCACCGAGCGGCTCTACTCCGACGGACAGTTCTGGGCGCGGCCCGCGGAGGCGGAAACCTACGGCAAGGATCTGGAGACGGGTGCCGCTTTCACCGAGAGCGACTACCGGGCGTGGAATCCCGAGGGCAGATCACTGCTGCGCTCCGCGGTCTATTTCCCCGCGCCGGAGGTACCCGACGAGGAGTTCCCGTTGTGGCTCACCACCGGCCGTACCCTCTACCACTTCCATACCCGCACCAAGACAGCCCGAGCACCTCAGCTCAACAGGGCCGCCCCTGAGGTGTGGGTCGAGATGTCTGCCGGCGAGGCCGAACGGCGCGGACTGGCCGAAGGCGACCTGGCCGAGATCAGCAGCGCGCGCGGCAGGCTGCGCGCCCGGGTCCGGGTGGCGCACGTCCGCGACGGCGTCTTGTTCGTTCCCTTCCACTACGGGTACTTCGACGTCCCCGGCGGCCCGCCCGACCGGCGGAACCAGGCTGGCTCGGCGGCCAACGAGACCACCATCACGGCGTGGGACCCGGCTTCCAAGCAGCCGTTGTTCAAAGCGTGCGCCGCCCGGATCGCAGCAGTCGAAGGTGCCGCCGTTGCTTCTGCCGAGGCCTCATCAGCTCCGACCACGACTGCGTCGGCTCCCGCAGGCCGGTCGGCGAACCTGGTGCCGCCGACCATCGGCGGACCGGACGCGCTGAGCACCAGCACCAGCACTAGCACAACCACCAGACAGGACTGA